One genomic window of Haloferax mediterranei ATCC 33500 includes the following:
- a CDS encoding DUF7511 domain-containing protein — protein MEDTPLRHDDSDATTTTRTENPGANLSTDDVEYTAIVAPYDDAPDECTIFPAGLTEAEMMTTWVSAQEGAYVSLEAMR, from the coding sequence ATGGAAGACACTCCTCTTCGACACGACGACTCGGACGCGACAACGACGACGCGGACGGAGAACCCGGGAGCAAACCTCTCGACAGACGACGTGGAGTATACGGCAATCGTCGCACCTTACGACGATGCCCCAGACGAATGCACCATCTTCCCCGCTGGTCTCACCGAGGCCGAGATGATGACGACGTGGGTCTCCGCACAGGAGGGCGCGTACGTCTCACTCGAAGCGATGCGATAG
- the secD gene encoding preprotein translocase subunit SecD: MSTFRDNWRVIFLVVAILVSTFALFSPTIGSQPTVGEDNSMTNLKYGLQLDGGTRIRAPLVGITAEDVEFNNESKRVIEQQVAAELDGADAADVIARFGAESNTVEVTIENVTTDELSSALDAAGYAHGEVRDGVTETTRAETVRVLQSKINEAGLSGGTVQQVTTATNDHFVLVEVPNRDRQDVIDLVGERGTVQIDIYYPTTQNGSRVYETREAVLTQSDFTSIGTAQEPQAGGGAFVPVSVRDEPAPGFQQATVETGVAQPGGSRCTYMEEGGKNSTEPCLLLVVNGEVVNAFGMQASLADSMRSGEWAQAPGFQLSTRNISEAQEIAINLRAGALPAKLDLSGEDGGTSSYISPSQGESFKTDSLITGIVAVLAVAGVVFIRYGKPQVALPMIVTGLSEVYVLLGFAAAIGYPLDLSVIAGFIAVIGTGVDDLIIIADEVMAEGSVKSRKVFRSRFRRAFWVIGAAAATTIIAMSPLAVLSLGDLQGFAIFTILGVIVGVLVTRPAYGDILRLLLTEDR; this comes from the coding sequence GGCGGGTCATCTTCCTCGTCGTGGCCATCCTGGTTTCGACGTTCGCCCTGTTCTCACCGACGATTGGCTCCCAACCCACCGTCGGCGAGGACAATAGCATGACCAACCTCAAATACGGTCTGCAACTCGATGGTGGGACGCGCATCCGCGCCCCGCTCGTCGGTATCACAGCCGAAGATGTCGAGTTCAACAACGAGTCTAAACGCGTCATCGAACAGCAGGTCGCCGCCGAATTGGACGGTGCCGACGCGGCCGACGTTATCGCTCGCTTCGGCGCGGAATCCAACACCGTCGAAGTGACCATCGAGAACGTCACGACCGACGAGTTGAGCAGCGCCCTCGATGCCGCGGGATATGCCCACGGCGAAGTTAGAGACGGCGTCACCGAGACGACGCGGGCCGAGACGGTTCGTGTCCTCCAGTCGAAAATCAACGAAGCCGGTCTCTCCGGCGGGACGGTTCAACAGGTGACCACGGCGACGAACGACCACTTCGTCCTCGTCGAGGTCCCGAACCGCGACCGACAGGACGTTATCGACCTCGTCGGCGAGCGTGGGACTGTCCAGATAGACATTTACTACCCGACCACGCAGAACGGCTCGCGGGTCTACGAGACACGCGAAGCAGTTCTCACGCAGTCGGACTTCACGTCCATCGGGACCGCACAGGAACCGCAGGCCGGCGGCGGCGCGTTCGTTCCCGTCTCGGTCCGTGACGAACCTGCACCCGGCTTCCAGCAGGCCACTGTCGAAACCGGCGTCGCACAGCCCGGTGGGTCGCGGTGTACCTACATGGAAGAGGGCGGGAAGAACTCGACTGAGCCGTGCCTCCTCCTCGTCGTCAACGGCGAAGTCGTCAACGCGTTCGGGATGCAGGCCAGCCTCGCCGACAGTATGCGCTCCGGCGAGTGGGCCCAAGCACCGGGCTTCCAACTCTCGACGCGCAACATCTCCGAAGCACAGGAAATCGCTATCAACCTCCGCGCCGGTGCGCTTCCGGCCAAGCTCGACCTCTCGGGTGAAGACGGCGGCACCTCGTCGTACATCTCCCCGAGCCAGGGTGAGAGCTTCAAGACCGACTCGCTCATCACGGGTATCGTCGCCGTCCTCGCCGTCGCCGGCGTCGTCTTCATTCGGTACGGCAAGCCGCAGGTCGCACTCCCGATGATTGTCACCGGCCTCTCCGAGGTGTACGTCCTCCTCGGCTTCGCCGCGGCAATCGGCTACCCGCTCGACCTTTCTGTCATCGCCGGGTTCATCGCCGTCATCGGGACCGGTGTAGACGACCTCATCATTATCGCCGATGAGGTGATGGCCGAAGGGTCGGTGAAGTCACGCAAGGTCTTCCGGTCTCGCTTCCGTCGCGCCTTCTGGGTAATCGGCGCTGCTGCAGCAACGACTATCATCGCGATGAGTCCGCTCGCCGTGCTCTCGCTCGGCGACCTGCAGGGCTTCGCTATCTTCACCATCCTCGGTGTCATCGTCGGTGTGCTCGTCACGCGCCCCGCCTACGGTGACATTCTGCGTCTCCTCCTGACCGAGGACCGCTAA